One genomic window of Salvia miltiorrhiza cultivar Shanhuang (shh) chromosome 4, IMPLAD_Smil_shh, whole genome shotgun sequence includes the following:
- the LOC131021399 gene encoding uncharacterized protein LOC131021399 → MKLSEILDQTYFFYDLKWNATMDAKLLDIMLAHKDECFMAPVHKSPHVHIEALTTLNNLGKPDKELHLMDVEDRAEFLHGRFLCFKTIMNTPGAHWDQHTNCIIAAEKVWLKMIKDNNFAQAYYYSGEPEHRKMFNLFGSDEIKTELSHTVILISDTVPEQGKTIDLTQEVSSDDDVTSPSLVNVRKMRKKLTFGDNDAESTALGYETSPSRCECQCPQNNTPPTKGKNVEAGGSSCASCSPFK, encoded by the exons ATGAAGCTCTCAGAAATTCTAGACCAAACTTACTTCTTCTATGATCTCAAATGGAATGCCACCATGGATGCCAAGCTTCTGGACATTATGCTTGCGCACAAAGATGAGTGCTTCATGGCGCCAGTTCACAAGTCACCTCACGTGCATATTGAGGCATTAACGACTCTCAACAACTTGGGTAAGCCAGATAAGGAGTTGCATCTGATGGACGTCGAGGATCGCGCTGAGTTCCTCCATGGGCGTTTTCTGTGCTTCAAGACAATAATGAATACGCCAGGAGCACATTGGGATCAGCATACAAACTGCATTATTGCAGCCGAAAAAGTTTGGTTGAAGATGATAAAG GATAACAACTTTGCACAAGCCTACTACTACTCCGGTGAGCCGGAGCATCGGAAAATGTTCAATCTCTTTGGATCCGATGAAATCAAAACTGAACTATCACACACAGTCATCCTCATCAGTGATACTGTCCCGGAACAGGGGAAGACCATCGATTTGACTCAAGAAGTTTCTTCCGACGATGATGTTACCTCCCCATCTCTGGTTAATGTCAGGAAAATGCGCAAGAAACTCACTTTCGGTGACAATGATGCTGAATCAACTGCCCTAGGGTATGAGACTTCGCCATCCCGCTGTGAATGTCAGTGTCCGCAAAATAATACTCCACCAACGAAAGGTAAGAATGTTGAAGCAGGGGGCAGTTCTTGTGCATCATGTAGCCCTTTCAAATAG